A stretch of DNA from bacterium:
GTGCTCGAGCGAGGTCAGGGCGGTCACGACCAGTCCGCGGGCCTTGCCGTAGATCGCCGCCTCAACGGGCGCGGCGTTGATGCCGGAATGCGACACGACGATGAGATGCTCGCCCGGCCGCAGGTCGTACTGCGCGAGCACGATCGGAACGTAGCCTTCGAGGCGCTCGAGATGCATGCCGAACGGCCCGAGCCCAAAGAGCGCGGGGTCGAGGATCGCGTTGACGCAGCAGAGGCCGCCGGCGCGGTGGAAGACCTCCTCGGCCGCCATGTGCGAATGGCCCGAGCCGAAGACGTGGATCAGGGCCCCGCGGGCGACGGTATCCGCAATGGCCGCCCCGACCCGCTCGATCGCCGCCCGCTGCTCGGCGTCGATGCGGGCGACGATCGCGGAGATGCCGGCATGGTAGCGCTCCGCGGCGGTCACGCCCCCGCCTCCCACCCGTCCCCGCCGCACGCGCCGGCATACTGCTTCAACACCGCCCGGATGCGATCGGCCACCCACTCGCGCGGGTCGTGGCCCACGCGGTGGTCGCGGATGCGCGCATACTGCTCGGGCAGAAATTGGCTCAGCAGCGCGAGCGGCGGCTCGGTGCGAGTCAGGTTCTCAAACAGACGGTCGAGGGCCGCCTGCACGTCGGGCCGCGGCCAATAGTAGCGCACGCGGTCGGCGAATCCGTAGCGGCGTGCGCAGGCGATCTCGTCGGGCGTACCGTGGTAGTACGGGGCCCAGTGCCGGGAATCGTCAACCATGGCGCGGTCCAGCACCGCCGGCAGGTCGGAGAGCGCGACACCGGAACGGCCCCGCAGCCACTCGCGCTCGATCCAGGCCAGCGCCAGCACCGCCTCTCTGAAGGCGAACGTGAGAGCCGGCCCGACCTTGAGGATCGCGAAGTGATCCTCCACCAGCCGCCTCAGCGCGTAAGGACGCTGATAATCGGTA
This window harbors:
- a CDS encoding SIS domain-containing protein, with amino-acid sequence MTAAERYHAGISAIVARIDAEQRAAIERVGAAIADTVARGALIHVFGSGHSHMAAEEVFHRAGGLCCVNAILDPALFGLGPFGMHLERLEGYVPIVLAQYDLRPGEHLIVVSHSGINAAPVEAAIYGKARGLVVTALTSLEHSRDVPSRHSSGRRLFEVADYVIDTCGPRGDALVAIDGVSERVGGTSTVATTIIMNMIIAAVIERLLAAGVRPPVRVSVNVPEGAAGNEERCAALEERIRVQPAYASR